One window from the genome of Deltaproteobacteria bacterium encodes:
- a CDS encoding tyrosine-type recombinase/integrase, which yields MAKLTTATISKRTVEALVVEKDTVYWDSELSGFGVRAYPSGSKYYVVQTRANGRAAKRVTVGRHGIVTAEEARRRAALIIARIKAGEEPLAQPAAALAEGPTVGEIARRWLEEHVAVRCKPRTVEMYTLIVRKHLLPALGRAPALAVDHKRVTELHHSMRGTPSMANRTVEALSRIWNSAEDRGEMPEASNPCRLVVKNRERGRERFLSEEEFRRLGRALAEAEAARGMSVHAVAAIRLLLLTGLRRNEVLTLRWRDVDLDARELRLADSKPGARVAPLSPEAARVLAGIPRVEGNPHVIPGKKAGTHLRNLNDPWDRIRRRAKLEDVRLHDCRHSFASRALALGEGLTMIGKLLGHTKVETTARYAHLARESVRESAIRISNSIAADILKGCQVDGGDEAPAGTAA from the coding sequence ATGGCGAAACTCACCACGGCTACGATCTCGAAACGCACGGTGGAAGCGCTCGTGGTGGAGAAGGATACGGTCTACTGGGACTCGGAGCTTTCGGGCTTCGGGGTCCGCGCCTACCCGTCGGGGAGCAAGTACTACGTGGTGCAGACCCGGGCCAACGGCAGGGCGGCGAAGCGGGTGACGGTGGGCCGTCACGGGATCGTGACGGCGGAAGAAGCGCGCAGGCGGGCGGCACTGATCATCGCGCGGATCAAGGCGGGGGAGGAGCCGCTGGCGCAGCCGGCGGCGGCGCTGGCCGAGGGTCCCACGGTGGGGGAGATTGCGCGCCGGTGGCTTGAGGAGCACGTGGCCGTGCGGTGCAAGCCCAGGACGGTGGAGATGTACACGCTGATCGTCCGCAAGCACCTGCTGCCGGCGCTGGGCAGGGCGCCGGCGCTGGCGGTGGATCACAAGCGGGTGACGGAACTGCACCACTCGATGCGCGGGACGCCGTCGATGGCGAACCGGACGGTGGAGGCGCTGTCGCGCATCTGGAACTCGGCGGAGGACCGGGGGGAGATGCCGGAGGCGAGCAACCCGTGCCGGCTGGTGGTGAAGAACCGCGAGCGCGGGCGCGAGCGTTTTCTCAGCGAGGAGGAATTCCGCCGCCTGGGGCGGGCGCTGGCGGAGGCCGAGGCCGCAAGGGGAATGTCGGTGCACGCGGTGGCGGCGATCCGGCTGCTGCTGCTCACGGGGTTGCGGCGGAACGAGGTGCTGACGCTCCGCTGGCGGGACGTGGACCTCGATGCGCGCGAGCTCAGGCTCGCGGATTCCAAGCCCGGCGCGCGGGTGGCGCCGCTTTCGCCGGAAGCGGCCCGGGTGCTCGCCGGCATCCCGCGGGTGGAGGGGAACCCGCACGTGATTCCGGGGAAGAAGGCGGGTACGCACCTCCGGAACCTAAACGACCCCTGGGACCGGATACGCAGGCGCGCGAAGCTGGAGGACGTGCGGCTTCACGACTGCCGCCACTCGTTCGCGTCGCGGGCGCTGGCTCTCGGCGAGGGGCTGACCATGATCGGGAAGCTCCTGGGTCACACGAAGGTGGAGACCACCGCGCGGTACGCGCACCTGGCGCGG
- a CDS encoding site-specific integrase, with product MPTRQPVKLTKRAVDALAVESGDTVVWDRDLPGFGIRVYASGRKVWCVQTRGAGRGPKRFALGRYGSLTPDDARRKAALAIDRIKQGLEPVPPPAAPEPTVAELAERYMEAHVRVNCRPATMEAFERILRLHIVPKLGLLRLSEVDRPQVSEFHHKLREKPYRANAAVGVLANMFRLAEAWGMTPPRRNPCRSVRRYREARRERFLTPGEYRVLGRVLDEAEADGSVFPSAIGAIRLLLLTGCRRNEILTLRWDDVDHTAGELRLRDGKTGWRSVPLTPAVEAVLAGIPRTEDNPWVIAGRRPGKRLGNLDAIWMRLRKRAKLDDVRLHDCRHSYASRALALGEGLTMIGALLGHAKVGTTARYAHLARDTEKVSAARVGGSIGADILPPDAV from the coding sequence ATGCCCACGCGTCAACCCGTCAAGCTCACCAAGCGCGCCGTCGATGCGCTCGCCGTGGAATCGGGCGACACCGTGGTCTGGGACCGGGACCTACCGGGCTTCGGCATCCGGGTCTATGCCTCGGGCCGCAAGGTCTGGTGCGTGCAGACCCGCGGTGCGGGCAGGGGGCCGAAGCGCTTCGCGCTCGGCCGCTACGGGAGTCTGACGCCGGACGACGCGCGCCGCAAGGCCGCGCTCGCCATTGACCGCATCAAGCAGGGGCTGGAGCCCGTGCCTCCGCCTGCGGCGCCCGAGCCCACGGTGGCGGAGCTTGCCGAGCGCTACATGGAGGCCCATGTGCGGGTGAACTGCCGGCCCGCGACGATGGAGGCCTTCGAACGCATCCTGCGCCTCCACATCGTGCCGAAACTAGGCCTTTTGCGGCTCTCCGAGGTGGACCGCCCGCAGGTCTCGGAGTTCCACCACAAGCTCCGGGAGAAGCCCTATCGGGCGAACGCGGCGGTGGGTGTGCTGGCGAACATGTTCCGTCTTGCGGAAGCCTGGGGGATGACGCCGCCGCGGCGCAATCCGTGCCGGTCGGTGCGCCGCTACAGGGAAGCGCGCCGCGAGCGCTTCCTCACGCCCGGGGAGTACCGGGTGCTGGGCCGGGTGCTCGACGAAGCGGAGGCCGACGGCTCGGTGTTCCCCTCCGCCATTGGCGCGATCCGCCTCCTGCTGCTCACGGGCTGCCGCCGGAACGAGATCCTGACGCTCAGGTGGGACGACGTGGATCACACGGCGGGGGAGCTTCGGCTAAGGGACGGCAAGACAGGATGGCGGAGCGTGCCGCTCACGCCGGCGGTGGAGGCGGTGCTCGCGGGGATACCGAGGACGGAGGACAACCCGTGGGTGATCGCGGGGCGGAGGCCCGGGAAGCGACTCGGGAACCTCGATGCGATATGGATGAGGCTCCGCAAGCGGGCGAAGCTCGACGACGTGCGGCTCCACGACTGCCGTCACTCGTACGCGTCGCGGGCGCTGGCGCTGGGCGAGGGGCTTACGATGATAGGGGCGCTGCTGGGTCATGCGAAGGTGGGGACGACGGCGCGCTATGCGCACCTGGCGCGGGACACGGAGAAGGTTTCGGCCGCGCGGGTCGGGGGCAGCATCGGGGCGGACATCCTGCCGCCGGACGCGGTCTGA